A window of the Megalopta genalis isolate 19385.01 chromosome 2, iyMegGena1_principal, whole genome shotgun sequence genome harbors these coding sequences:
- the LOC117225555 gene encoding putative tRNA (uracil-O(2)-)-methyltransferase, protein MEFTTLTQLETNFTDSQFWKAINIWCDNPQVANRRLLACVEILSVEVDCDTSDILQAISALDLSQTTVLPNEDYVDIKRLLEVLGITDKISNATSESKTVLYLRKQLPRIPNIFSSGIEFSLLQKQENRVVNIHKSFFTYKKSLGPMCMYTIQQRKDGNTCISINGLRDMISDPSISWLEKKLFPCLLKWMGSKPKTATAYRLPSLGFVSAEKYAKLYWELKEKYSAKLIKNWPENTDPKKFVYEDIAIATYLLLLWEKERLEKGITNLQSFLDLGCGNGLLVHILFCEGHRGLGIDLRRRKVWDLYPSETPLQVDTIIPSSETLYPEYDWIIGNHSDELTPWIPVIAARSSIDCRIFLLPCCPYELDGTKYQRYSAAKSQYSEYIDYVKNVCEVCGFETYIDKLRIPSTKRICLIGWGRRHSDEDDVETIEHRIQDMIGAKVILIRQEKDNVGTGADTDKESSLRANGWICNFKPRDAVEKVRNCTQLEKTLIADIVAMVVNQLLSDGRVISLDGSTKKIWNAGRCLTLRQLAESIPREKLIRLRKECGGLQTLLKNHGHVFRVTQGKVEFRIPGEQMQKTSKKRGTLLRRKMKPCWFHEHHPNGCPTTEAICNYKH, encoded by the exons ATGGAATTTACAACATTGACACAATTGGAAACTAATTTTACTGACTCTCAGTTTTGGAAGGCAATTAATATTTGGTGTGATAATCCCCAAGTTGCAAATCGCAGGCTATTAGCATGTGTTGAAATATTAAGCGTTGAGGTAGACTGCGATACATCTGACATTCTACAGGCTATCTCAGCTTTGGATCTTTCTCAAACAACTGTATTGCCCAATGAAGACTATGTAGATATAAAAAGGTTGTTGGAAGTTTTAGGTATCACAGATAAAATTTCCAATGCAACATCTGAGAGTAAAACTGTTTTGTATTTAAGAAAGCAATTACCTCGAATACCAAATATATTTTCTTCTGGTATAGAGTTTTCATTATTACAAAAGCAAGAAAATCGGGTGGTAAATATTCACAAATCATTCTTCACGTATAAGAAATCTCTTGGCCCTATGTGCATGTACACGATTCAACAAAGAAAAGATGGTAACACTTGCATAAGCATAAATGGATTGAGAGATATGATATCCGATCCTAGTATAAGTTGGTTAGAAAAAAAGCTATTTCCATGTTTGCTAAAGTGGATGGGCAGCAAACCAAAAACCGCAACAGCGTATCGACTACCATCGTTAGGTTTTGTGTCTGCAGAAAAATATGCGAAATTGTATTGGGAGCTAAAAGAAAAGTACAGCGCAAAATTAATAAAGAATTGGCCGGAAAATACAGATccaaaaaaatttgtttacgaAGATATAGCGATTGCtacgtatttattattattatgggaGAAAGAAAGATTGGAAAAAGGAATTACAAACTTGCAATCCTTTTTGGATTTGGGCTGTGGAAATGGTTTGCTTGTACACATCTTATTCTGCGAGGGACATCGTGGTCTAGGAATTGATTTACGCAGAAGGAAAGTTTGGGATTTGTACCCATCTGAAACACCGCTGCAG GTTGATACCATCATTCCATCTTCTGAAACATTGTATCCAGAGTATGATTGGATAATAGGCAATCACTCGGATGAATTAACACCGTGGATCCCAGTGATTGCTGCGCGGAGCTCTATCGATTGCCGCATCTTCTTGTTGCCTTGTTGTCCATACGAACTCGACGGCACCAAATACCAGAGGTATTCTGCTGCAAAGAGTCAGTACTCTGAGTATATTGATTATGTAAAAAACGTATGCGAAGTATGCGGCTTTGAAACGTACATCGACAAATTAAGAATCCCTTCCACCAAACGAATCTGTTTAATTGGATGGGGAAGAAGACACAGCGACGAGGACGACGTAGAAACGATAGAACATCGTATTCAAGATATGATCGGTGCGAAAGTAATATTGATTCGACAAGAGAAAGACAATGTGGGAACGGGAGCGGACACGGACAAGGAGAGTTCACTTCGGGCAAACGGATGGATTTGTAATTTTAAACCGAGAGATGCGGTAGAAAAAGTACGAAACTGTACGCAACTGGAGAAAACGTTGATTGCAGACATCGTCGCTATGGTAGTGAATCAATTGCTTTCCGACGGTCGCGTGATATCGCTCGACGGGTCGACTAAAAAAATTTGGAATGCCGGTCGATGTCTCACATTGAGACAACTCGCCGaatcaattccacgcgaaaagTTGATACGACTACGCAAAGAATGCGGGGGTCTTCAAACTTTACTAAAAAATCATGGCCATGTATTTCGAGTTACCCAAGGGAAAGTTGAGTTCCGAATACCCGGCGAACAAATGCAAAAAACATCGAAGAAAAGAGGAACATTACTGAGAAGAAAAATGAAGCCATGCTGGTTTCACGAACATCACCCGAACGGTTGTCCAACAACCGAGGCTATCTGTAATTATAAACATTAG
- the Syx18 gene encoding syntaxin 18 yields the protein MDVSLLFKASVKTVNLRNKDLGIVTNTSNIKKTKTRSIFFVKAQTVVVQISKLRQFLLENRKAYLNFSNYLSYLPSVSDADRDEIDIGAQKIMTTCSQLIKELKREVADSVVSHQNLEHREIMLLLIEDYLKNVCKIYSEQKAIRVKRTMEIRKIAKLELETKPTKQLQLETKRLSLNANEKLEEREGRLSLSDSNPLKIQEINGDVNSLIYEEELSPEDIQVFEAENEQLYNELNTITEEVKQIESKVVHIAELQEIFTEKVLDQDKDLDRLMTTVVGSTENVREANEQIRQAIQRNAGLRVWILFFLLVMSFSLLFLDWYNP from the coding sequence ATGGATGTGAGTTTACTATTTAAAGCCAGTGTGAAGACGGTAAATCTTCGTAATAAGGATCTAGGAATTGTAACTAATACTTCGAACATAAAGAAAACGAAGACCAGAAGTATTTTTTTCGTAAAAGCTCAAACAGTTGTTGTACAAATTTCAAAATTACGTCAATTTCTATTAGAGAACCGTAAGGCTTATCTGAATTTCTCAAACTATTTATCTTATTTACCAAGTGTGTCCGATGCAGATAGAGATGAAATAGATATTGGAGCACAAAAAATAATGACCACCTGTTCGCAGTTAATCAAAGAATTGAAAAGAGAAGTGGCAGACTCTGTAGTTTCTCATCAGAATTTGGAGCATAGAGAAATAATGTTGCTTTTAATTGAGGATTATCTGAAGAATGTATGTAAGATTTATTCAGAACAAAAAGCTATACGCGTTAAAAGAACAATGGAAATAAGGAAAATTGCAAAATTAGAATTAGAGACAAAGCCTACAAAGCAGTTACAACTTGAAACAAAAAGATTAAGTTTGAATGCAAATGAAAAGTTAGAAGAGAGAGAAGGTAGACTCAGTTTAAGTGACTCTAATCCTCTGAAGATTCAAGAAATAAATGGAGATGTTAATTCTTTAATATATGAAGAAGAATTATCGCCTGAAGAtattcaagtatttgaagcagaaaatgaacaattgtacaatgaaCTCAATACGATTACTGAAGAGGTAAAGCAAATAGAAAGTAAAGTGGTACATATTGCTGAACTTCAAGAAATATTTACAGAAAAAGTATTGGATCAAGATAAAGACTTGGATCGGCTAATGACCACGGTTGTTGGATCCACAGAAAATGTTAGAGAagctaatgaacaaatcagacAGGCTATTCAACGAAATGCAGGACTTCGAGTATGGATTCTTTTCTTCCTTCTAGTTATGTCATTTTCCCTATTATTTCTCGATTGGTACAAcccataa